The Candidatus Gracilibacteria bacterium genome includes a window with the following:
- a CDS encoding response regulator transcription factor, giving the protein MNILIIEDDCFFAEHLKKAFQKNSLVNRVDIVHSFSEFLCMFSLIEGYDIILTDIHLAPNTSGNPYDGFHIIQSIREAGITIPIIVISGRDDISKIQNAFTIGANDYIVKGVRMRELEIRVMHWFKYYHMEGKSSCTDNVYMYKKICFDVDRNEFFFEDSLISLTKTNKYIFSLFFVNAEKLLSEPFLTGKVWGDICFDTRRNIRIHILRLRRSLQPFSLHTWIRNIRGEGYIFIENNSSKDSLL; this is encoded by the coding sequence CTGAACACTTGAAGAAGGCATTCCAGAAAAATTCTCTCGTGAATCGTGTTGACATCGTGCATTCATTTTCGGAATTTCTTTGCATGTTTTCCCTGATTGAAGGATATGATATCATACTTACTGATATTCATCTTGCTCCCAATACTTCGGGAAACCCATATGACGGATTTCATATTATCCAGTCCATTCGTGAAGCGGGAATCACTATTCCTATCATTGTGATTAGTGGAAGAGATGATATTTCGAAAATCCAAAATGCGTTCACCATAGGAGCGAATGATTATATCGTAAAGGGCGTTCGTATGAGAGAACTCGAGATTCGCGTGATGCATTGGTTCAAGTACTATCACATGGAATGAAAAAGTTCCTGCACAGACAATGTGTATATGTACAAGAAGATTTGTTTCGATGTTGATAGGAATGAATTTTTCTTTGAAGATTCACTAATCTCATTAACCAAAACCAACAAATATATTTTCTCTCTTTTTTTTGTGAATGCAGAAAAACTCTTGAGTGAACCTTTTTTGACAGGGAAAGTTTGGTGAGATATTTGTTTCGATACGAGACGAAACATACGGATTCATATACTTCGTCTCAGACGTTCGCTCCAGCCTTTTTCCCTCCATACATGGATACGCAATATTCGTGGTGAAGGGTATATTTTTATAGAAAATAATTCTTCAAAGGATTCTCTACTTTAG